A single window of Falco peregrinus isolate bFalPer1 chromosome 11, bFalPer1.pri, whole genome shotgun sequence DNA harbors:
- the CCT4 gene encoding T-complex protein 1 subunit delta: MPENAGAKGHGGAGNRAKGTYQDRDKPSQIRFSNISAGKAVADAIRTSLGPKGMDKMIQDAKGDVTITNDGATILKQMQVLHPAAKMLVELSKAQDIEAGDGTTSVVVIAGALLDACSRLLQKGIHPTIISESFQKALDKGIEVLTNMAQPVELSDRETLLNSATTSLNSKVVCQYSSLLSPMSVDAVMKVIDPTTASSVDLRDIKIVKKLGGTIDDCELVEGLVLTQKVANTGVTRVEKAKIGLVQFCLSAPKTDMDNQIVVSDYAQMDRVLREERAYILNLVKQIKKAGCNVLLIQKSILRDALSDLALHFLNKMKIMVVKDIERDDIEFICKTIGTKPVAHIDQFTPDMLGSAELAEEVNLNSSGKLIKITGCTNPGKTVTIVVRGSNKLVLEEAERSIHDALCVIRCLVKKRALIAGGGAPEIELALRLNEYARTLRGMDSYCVRAYGDALEVIPSTLAENAGLNPISTVTELRNRHAQGEKTAGINVRKGGISNILEELVVQPLLVSLSALTLATETVRSILKIDDVVNTR, translated from the exons ATGCCGGAGAACGCGGGGGCCAAGGGCCACGGCGGCGCCGGGAACCGGGCCAAGGGCACCTACCAGGACCGCGACAAGCCCTCCCAGATCCGCTTCAGCAACATCTCCGCCGGCAAAG CTGTTGCCGATGCAATTAGAACAAGCCTTGGACCAAAGGGAATGGATAAAATG ATTCAGGATGCTAAAGGAGATGTGACAATCACTAATGATGGTGCTACTATCCTGAAACAAATGCAAGTTCTGCACCCTGCAGCCAAAATG TTGGTAGAGCTGTCAAAAGCACAAGATATCGAAGCTGGTGATGGCACTACATCTGTTGTTGTCATTGCTGGAGCTCTCTTGGATGCCTGTTCCAGACTTCTTCAGAAAg GAATTCACCCCACCATCATTTCAGAGTCATTCCAGAAAGCTTTGGATAAAGGTATTGAAGTATTGACCAACATGGCACAGCCGGTTGAACTGAGTGACAGAGAAACCTTGCTGAATAGCGCAACTACTTCGCTGAATTCAAAG GTTGTGTGTCAGTATTCTAGTTTACTTTCTCCAATGAGTGTGGACGCAGTGATGAAGGTGATTGACCCAACTACAGCTAGTAGTGTGGACCTGAGAGATATTAAAATTGTTAAGAAGTTGGG aggCACAATTGATGACTGTGAACTGGTTGAAGGACTAGTCCTGACTCAGAAGGTGGCAAATACTGGTGTAACCAGAGTGGAAAAAGCCAAAATTGGCCTCGTTCAGTTCTGCTTGTCTGCTCCAAAGACAGAT atGGACAACCAAATAGTTGTTTCTGATTATGCGCAAATGGACAGAGTACTGCGTGAGGAGAGAGCCTATATTCTAAATTTAGTGAAGCAGATTAAGAAGGCTGGATGCAACGTACTGCTGATTCAGAAGTCTATTTTGCG GGATGCTCTTAGTGACCTAGCCCTCcattttctgaacaaaatgaAGATCATGGTGGTTAAAGACATTGAAAGAGATGACATTGAGTTTATATGTAAG ACAATTGGAACTAAGCCTGTTGCTCATATTGACCAGTTTACTCCTGACATGCTGGGGtctgctgagctggcagaggaggtcAACTTGAACAGTTCTGGGAAACTAATAAAG ATTACAGGCTGCACAAACCCTGGAAAAACTGTAACCATTGTGGTACGTGGATCCAACAAACTTGTTCTAGAAGAAGCCGAGCGTTCAATTCATGATGCCCTGTGTGTCATAAGATGCTTAGTTAAGAAAAG AGCTTTAATAGCAGGAGGTGGAGCCCCAGAAATTGAGTTGGCACTGCGCTTGAATGAGTATGCTCGCACTCTGAGGGGTATGGACTCGTACTGCGTCCGTGCGTATGGAGACGCACTGGAAGTCATACCGTCTACACTGGCTGAGAACGCTGGTCTCAACCCTATTTCAACTGTAACAGAGCTAAGAAACAGACATGCTcaaggagagaaaacagctgGCATTAACGTCAGAAAG GGAGGCATTTCCAACATCTTGGAGGAGTTGGTTGTCCAGCCACTGCTAGTGTCTTTGAGTGCACTGACTCTTGCAACAGAAACTGTGCGCAGTATTCTTAAGATTGATGATGTG GTGAACACGCGGTAA